The proteins below come from a single bacterium genomic window:
- a CDS encoding D-2-hydroxyacid dehydrogenase, translated as MGNIEKIVVLDGYTLNPGDLSWDALRELGDCDIHDRTGPPDVLRRAAGAGIVLTNKTVLDRPVIDKLPKMRYIGVMATGYNVVDLDAARERGIPVTNVPAYSTMSVAQMVFALLFEMTQHVAHHSGTVRIGRWTSNPDFCYWDYPLIELDGLTMGIVGFGRIGRTVARIASAFGMKVLVYDISPFQPDSAGVIFTDLDTVFMTSDVVTLHCPLTPESEGMINAARLALMKPSAYLVNTGRGPLVNPYDLAEALNTGKIAGAAMDVLPVEPPPADNPLLNAKNCIITPHIAWATRAARSRLMGIVVDNVRAFLAGNPKNVVNGV; from the coding sequence ATGGGTAATATCGAAAAAATAGTCGTTCTCGATGGCTATACGCTCAATCCCGGAGACCTGAGCTGGGATGCCCTCCGGGAGCTCGGCGACTGCGACATCCATGACCGCACCGGCCCCCCCGATGTGCTCCGCCGTGCAGCGGGAGCGGGTATCGTGCTGACCAACAAAACCGTGCTCGACCGTCCCGTTATCGACAAGCTCCCCAAAATGAGATATATCGGCGTCATGGCGACAGGGTACAATGTCGTCGATCTCGATGCCGCCCGCGAACGGGGTATCCCGGTGACCAATGTTCCGGCATACAGCACGATGTCCGTGGCGCAGATGGTGTTCGCGCTGCTGTTCGAGATGACCCAGCATGTCGCCCATCACTCCGGTACCGTCCGCATCGGCAGATGGACATCGAATCCCGATTTCTGCTACTGGGACTACCCGCTCATCGAGCTCGACGGCCTTACGATGGGTATTGTCGGGTTCGGCAGGATCGGCAGGACAGTTGCCCGTATAGCATCGGCGTTCGGTATGAAGGTGCTCGTATACGACATCAGCCCGTTTCAGCCGGACAGCGCCGGTGTGATATTCACAGACCTCGACACGGTATTCATGACAAGCGATGTGGTAACCCTCCACTGTCCGCTGACACCCGAATCGGAGGGCATGATCAATGCAGCCCGTCTTGCGCTCATGAAGCCGTCGGCATACCTCGTCAATACCGGCAGAGGACCGCTTGTGAACCCGTACGACCTTGCCGAAGCGCTCAATACCGGGAAAATCGCGGGCGCCGCCATGGATGTGCTGCCGGTCGAGCCTCCCCCAGCGGATAATCCGCTCCTCAACGCGAAAAACTGCATCATCACCCCGCATATCGCGTGGGCGACGAGGGCTGCGCGGTCACGGCTCATGGGCATCGTGGTCGACAACGTTCGGGCGTTTCTCGCGGGAAACCCGAAGAATGTGGTGAACGGGGTGTGA